The following coding sequences are from one Acipenser ruthenus chromosome 7, fAciRut3.2 maternal haplotype, whole genome shotgun sequence window:
- the LOC131737550 gene encoding uncharacterized protein LOC131737550, with amino-acid sequence MEVDKLIRWMQEQEGKREAREVQRQEQLAQFFGTLVTKMMAPGSTEATVARMFAVQPKLLKMTTEDDPEAFLVTFERMAEAAAWPKELWALKLAPCLSGEAQAAYRALDTADAQDYQKVKTAILQRLGITEESYRLRFRGYTIPLGTKPRVAAQTLRHFCKRWLKTESRNVEQITDCLVVEQLLQVIPAGVAAWVRRNQPQSLEEAVCLAEAYQDAEAAAAPSEGSSGKRTNTSPKDIQKKVNPKEGNRKPPLWVPRLAPRWVTEKTSPPEEFWRDKPRTSPGPIICFRCGEPGHIARQCQQEEIERMEVGVARSIAYGHAGPVSADPFVIPVRVEGQETIALIDSGSTETLVSRDLVPGSKYKKGQADINLLCVHGDIKTYPTVIINIEIGGKSFKVKVGVIPAPPFPVILGKNCERFHQLLKAGTTLVGERGGPLHSTSNFEGENMDEGLFPFREEVIKPPQGERKTRSQKKREGRKFLEKTKNLGRIGESPINLPSLQAVESEDNEDFLNRAIELDRPVFKQAQLEDPNLRYAFEQAMEASEEYWKICDTKPTPHFLLNNGLLYRVIRGTLQGEHTHQLLVPHSQRNTIMRLAHTHLLGGHLGTDKTRDRILLRFFWPGVWREVADFCESCPECQKVASKKPPRAPLIPLPIIEVPFDRVGIDIVGPLPKTKSGCEYILVLVDYASRYPEVVPLRNMATKTIARELMNIFCRVGLPKEVLTDQGTPFMSRVFKELCRLLKVKTIRTSVYHPQTDGLVERFNRTLKGMLKRVAQEDLCNWDTALPFLMFAFREVPQASTGFSPFELLFGRQPRGLLDVLREAWEAEPARGDSVAEYVTQLRDRLGKMSQLVQEHLRKEQSQQERQYNQGARAREFKEGDRVLVLVPSDPHKFVAKWQGPVEIVEKVGPVNYKVHQPGKRKTHQIYHVNLLKPWKERECLFFRNAELEGEDETQGEPKVPQRHSICKGEHLNNQQQKELNKLLSDNSDVFSEEPGITHLGQHQITTEPGVKVCQRHTRVPAAKRVTMKEEDYAEAKGEGM; translated from the exons ATGGAGGTGGACAAGCTGATACGGTGGATGCAAGAGCAGGAGGGGAAACGAGAAGCCAGAGAGGTGCAGAGACAGGAACAACTGGCTCAGTTTTTCGGCACACTGGTGACTAAGATGATGGCACCAGGGAGTACGGAGGCCACGGTGGCCAGGATGTTTGCAGTCCAGCCCAAGCTCCTGAAAATGACGACTGAAGATGACCCTGAAGCGTTTTTAGTAACGTTTGAAAGAATGGCGGAGGCAGCAGCTTGGCCAAAAGAGCTGTGGGCATTGAAACTGGCCCCATGTCTCTCCGGAGAAGCTCAAGCCGCTTACAGAGCACTGGACACGGCAGACGCGCAAGATTACCAGAAAGTAAAAACCGCTATCCTGCAACGCTTGGGCATCACAGAGGAAAGCTATAGACTGCGCTTCAGGGGATATACCATCCCCTTGGGGACTAAACCCCGTGTGGCAGCTCAAACCCTCCGCCACTTCTGCAAACGGTGGCTGAAAACAGAGAGCAGGAATGTTGAGCAAATCACAGACTGTCTGGTGGTCGAGCAGCTGTTACAAGTAATACCAGCTGGAGTGGCAGCCTGGGTCCGAAGAAATCAACCACAGAGCTTGGAGGAAGCTGTTTGCCTGGCAGAGGCCTACCAGGATGCTGAAGCGGCTGCAGCCCCATCGGAAGGAAGCTCAGGAAAGAGGACAAATACATCTCCTAAGGACATACAAAAAAAGGTAAACCCCAAAGAGGGTAACCGGAAACCCCCTTTATGGGTTCCACGGTTAGCTCCTCGGTGGGTAACAGAAAAAACTAGCCCACCAGAGGAATTCTGGCGGGACAAACCACGGACATCCCCAGGCCCCATCATTTGTTTCAGGTGCGGAGAACCCGGGCACATCGCGAGGCAATGTCAGCAGGAGGAGATTGAACGTATGGAAGTCGGGGTGGCGCGCAGCATTGCGTATGGTCATGCCGGCCCGGTGAGTGCAGATCCCTTTGTCATACCAGTGAGGGTTGAGGGTCAGGAAACCATCGCTCTGATAGATTCAGGTAGCACAGAGACTCTGGTTAGCCGGGATCTCGTACCAGGAAGCAAATACAAAAAGGGGCAAGCAGACATAAATTTACTGTGTGTACATGGTGATATAAAAACCTATCCCACTGTAATAATCAATATAGAAATTGGGGGTAAATCCTTTAAGGTTAAGGTGGGAGTGATTCCAGCTCCCCCCTTCCCTGTAATCTTAGGGAAGAACTGTGAAAGGTTCCATCAACTGTTAAAAGCCGGAACCACACTGGTTGGAGAAAGGGGGGGACCACTGCACTCCACTTCTAATTTTGAGGGGGAAAATATGGACGAAGGGTTATTTCCATTTAGGGAGGAAGTAATCAAGCCCCCTCAGGGAGAAAGGAAAACCCGCTCTCAAAAGAAGCGGGAAGGTAGGAAATTTCTGGAGAAAACTAAAAACCTTGGCAGAATTGGGGAAAGCCCTATAAATCTTCCCTCATTACAGGCGGTAGAGTCTGAAGACAATGAAGATTTTTTGAACCGAGCGATTGAACTTGATCGTCCGGTTTTTAAGCAAGCTCAGTTAGAGGATCCTAACTTACGGTATGCATTTGAACAGGCCATGGAAGCTAGTGAAGAATATTGGAAAATATGCGACACAAAACCTACCCCACACTTTCTGTTAAACAACGGCCTGTTATACAGGGTTATTCGGGGTACTCTCCAAGGAGAGCATACCCACCAGTTGCTAGTACCGCACTCACAGAGGAACACCATTATGCGTTTAGCGCATACACATTTGTTGGGGGGACATCTAGGCACTGACAAGACACGAGATAGAATCCTTCTCCGTTTTTTCTGGCCTGGGGTGTGGCGTGAGGTGGCAGATTTCTGTGAGTCTTGTCCCGAGTGCCAGAAAGTGGCAAGTAAAAAACCGCCTCGAGCTCCCTTGATACCGCTACCTATTATTGAGGTGCCCTTTGATAGGGTAGGGATAGATATAGTTGGCCCTTTGCCAAAAACCAAGTCAGGGTGCGAATATATATTAGTGCTAGTTGATTATGCCAGCCGATACCCTGAGGTGGTCCCCTTAAGGAACATGGCTACCAAAACTATAGCCAGAGAACTAATGAATATTTTTTGTAGAGTGGGTCTCCCAAAGGAAGTGCTTACTGACCAGGGAACCCCCTTTATGTCCCGGGTCTTTAAAGAGTTATGCCGCCTCCTGAAAGTAAAAACAATTCGAACCTCTGTGTACCAcccacagacggatggtttggtaGAGAGGTTCAACCGAACCCTAAAAGGTATGCTTAAAAGGGTAGCACAAGAAGATTTGTGTAACTGGGATACTGCTTTGCCTTTTCTGATGTTTGCTTTCAGGGAAGTTCCCCAAGCATCAACCGGGTTCTCCCCATTTGAATTACTGTTTGGCAGACAGCCCCGAGGGTTACTAGACGTCTTGCGGGAAGCATGGGAGGCAGAACCAGCTAGAGGGGACAGTGTTGCAGAGTATGTAACTCAACTCCGTGACAGGTTGGGAAAAATGTCCCAACTAGTGCAGGAACATTTAAGAAAAGAGCAGTCCCAACAGGAGCGACAGTACAATCAGGGGGCGAGGGCCCGGGAGTTTAAAGAGGGGGACCGGGTATTGGTGCTGGTCCCATCTGACCCCCATAAGTTTGTAGCAAAATGGCAGGGGCCAGTGGAAATAGTGGAGAAGGTAGGACCCGTGAATTATAAAGTTCATCAACCAGGTAAAAGAAAAACCCACCAGATATACCACGTTAACTTACTAAAGCCTTGGAAAGAACGAGAGTGCTTGTTTTTTAGAAATGCTGAGTTAGAGGGGGAGGATGAAACCCAAGGGGAGCCCAAAGTACCACAAAGACATAGCATATGCAAAGGGGAACACTTGAATAACCAGCAACAAAAAGAACTTAATAAATTGTTGTCCGATAACTCTGATGTATTTTCTGAGGAACCTGGGATCACACACCTGGGGCAGCACCAAATCACAACGGAGCCAGGAGTGAAAGTGTGTCAGCGGCATACACGGGTCCCGGCAGCCAAACGGGTGACCATGAAGGAGGAG GATTATGCCGAAGCAAAGGGGGAAGGTATGTGA